A region from the Acinonyx jubatus isolate Ajub_Pintada_27869175 chromosome C2, VMU_Ajub_asm_v1.0, whole genome shotgun sequence genome encodes:
- the LRRC15 gene encoding leucine-rich repeat-containing protein 15, protein MSLKHYLLLLVGCQAWSAGLAYYGCPTECTCSRASQVECTGARIVAVPTPLPWNAMSLQILNTHITELNESPFLNISALIALRIEKNELSHIMPGAFRSLGSLRYLSLANNKLQVLPIGLFQGLDNLESLLLSSNQLVQIQPAHFSQFSNLKELQLHGNHLEYIPDGVFDHLVGLTKLNLGKNSLTHLSPRVFQHLGNLQVLRLYENRLSEIPMGTFDGCGNLQELALQQNQIGMLSPGLFHNNRNLQKLYLSNNHISQLPPGIFMQLPQLNRLTLFGNSLKELSPGIFGPMHNLRELWLYDNHITSLPDNVFSNLRQLQVLILSRNQINYISPDAFNGLVELRELSLHTNALQELDGSVFRMLVNLQNISLQNNRLRQLPGNIFANVNGLMTIQLQNNQLENLPMGIFDHLGHLCELRLYDNPWRCDSDILPLRSWLLLNKPRLGTDTLPVCFSPPSVRGQSLIIVSVSAAVPSVQVPVIPEVPSYPDTPSYPDTTPVSSTTEFTSSVEDYTDLTTVEVTDDRGTWGMTQAQSGLAIAAIVIGIIALACSLAACICCCCCRKRSHAVLMQMKAPNEC, encoded by the coding sequence ATGTCGCTGAAACATTACCTTCTTTTGCTGGTGGGCTGCCAAGCCTGGAGTGCAGGGCTGGCCTACTATGGCTGCCCAACTGAGTGTACCTGCTCCAGGGCCTCCCAGGTGGAGTGCACTGGGGCACGCATCGTGGCAGTGCCCACTCCCCTGCCCTGGAACGCCATGAGCCTGCAGATCCTCAACACGCACATCACTGAACTCAACGAGTCCCCATTCCTCAACATCTCAGCCCTCATTGCCCTGAGGATTGAGAAGAACGAGCTGTCCCACATCATGCCTGGTGCCTTCCGTAGCCTGGGCTCGCTGCGTTACCTCAGCCTTGCCAACAACAAGCTTCAGGTGCTGCCTATTGGCCTCTTCCAGGGCCTGGACAACCTCGAGTCGCTCCTTCTGTCCAGCAACCAGCTGGTGCAGATCCAGCCGGCACACTTCTCCCAGTTCAGCAACCTCAAGGAGCTGCAGTTGCACGGCAACCACCTGGAATATATCCCTGATGGTGTCTTCGACCACCTGGTGGGCCTCACCAAGCTCAATCTCGGCAAGAATAGCCTCACCCATCTCTCGCCCAGGGTCTTCCAGCACCTGGGCAACCTCCAGGTCCTCCGGCTGTACGAGAACAGGCTCTCAGAAATCCCCATGGGCACTTTTGATGGGTGTGGAAACCTCCAGGAGCTGGCCCTGCAGCAGAACCAGATTGGTATGCTCTCCCCTGGCCTCTTCCACAACAACCGTAACCTCCAGAAGCTCTATCTGTCCAACAACCACATCTCCCAGTTGCCCCCTGGCATCTTCATGCAGCTGCCCCAGCTCAACCGTCTCACCCTTTTTGGGAATTCCCTGAAGGAGCTCTCTCCGGGGATCTTTGGGCCCATGCACAACCTGCGTGAGCTTTGGCTCTACGACAACCACATCACTTCTCTGCCTGACAACGTCTTCAGCAACCTCCGCCAGCTGCAGGTCCTGATTCTCAGCCGTAACCAGATCAACTACATCTCCCCAGACGCCTTCAATGGGCTAGTGGAACTGCGGGAGCTGTCCCTCCACACCAATGCGCTTCAAGAGCTGGACGGGAGTGTCTTCCGCATGCTGGTCAATCTACAGAACATCTCCTTGCAGAACAACCGCCTCAGACAGCTCCCAGGGAATATCTTTGCCAATGTCAATGGCCTCATGACCATCCAGCTGCAGAACAACCAGCTGGAGAACCTGCCCATGGGCATCTTCGAtcacctggggcacctgtgtgagcTGAGGCTCTATGACAACCCCTGGAGATGCGACTCAGACATCCTGCCACTCCGCAGTTGGCTTCTGCTCAACAAGCCCAGGTTGGGGACAGATACTCTCCCGGTATGTTTCAGCCCACCCAGTGTCCGAGGCCAGTCCCTCATCATCGTCAGCGTCAGTGCCGCTGTCCCCAGTGTCCAGGTCCCAGTGATCCCCGAGGTGCCCAGCTACCCGGACACACCCAGCTACCCCGACACCACCCCCGTCTCCTCCACTACTGAGTTCACCAGCTCTGTGGAGGACTACACCGACCTGACCACCGTTGAGGTCACCGATGACCGTGGCACGTGGGGCATGACCCAGGCCCAGAGCGGGCTGGCCATTGCCGCCATTGTCATTGGCATCATTGCCCTGGCCTGTTCCCTGGCTGCCTGCAtctgctgttgctgctgcagGAAGAGGAGCCATGCGGTCCTGATGCAGATGAAGGCACCCAACGAGTGTTGA